aatagtgtcatgtgtcctaacccgcgcgcaaaccaAATCCAGTCCGTCCTAATTagggcaaaacagtcctaaaatgtaaaaaatgaccaaattttatatttttttcaattagtggccaaatattgtattttctttttcaaaatggtcatgcgagtatattgtttctttGTAAATGTAATCCCTCAAAAAGTACAGTGAAAACTCGACACCTCCCGTGAATGTAGATCTTCATCattgaaccacgtaaatttttatgatcgaaccacgtaatctTAGCGTTCttgatatttaatttgtttcatCAAATAGTACAACATTAATTCTTTAAATATTGATATAATCATTTTGAATTGGACTCAACTTATGATAATTTGAATTCCATTAGGAATTTAGAAGATCTACTCCTAATTCTCTTAGGAATCCATATGCTTAGCCCATCACCCTATAAATAGGGGAGATGAAGCACATAAATCCCTACACCTGCGGAGCGGAAATTTTTGCCCCTACCAAAGCAGAATCGGAAATTGCTCATCTTCCCCGATGAGATTTTAATGTTCGTTTCCCAACTATTAGGTTGAATTGACAATTGTTAAAGTTATATTCAAATAAAAGGATACTACAATCAAAGTATATAATCAATCTCTAGGAACATGTTATGGCTTGATTTCTTGCTTTATCTTGAATGCAATATATGTTTTGTGATAGTTATGCTATTgaatatgtaaaatattttaaaatattattcacATACGATGTTGGCAATTGAACTCCTCATTGAATAtcaacaactggtatcagaaTCGGATCATAGTCTctgatattttaaaatatttaatgcaTATCAAATATAGCTTCACTTTAATTATTGTTAAAGTTTAGTTCATGTTATCTGTTATCGAAAGGTTGGAATTTATAAATGTACtatatgagattttttttttcgaaggATACTATATGAGATTTTAgtaattatataaattagaaTTATAAAATAGGATTCAATTCCTCTCAAGAGAAGTATCCCAGAAAATTGAACGACATCAACAAATATTGTATTTTATGAAGTCAACTCTAGTTAATTCAAAACTCTTGGCCTTTCCTGTGGCTTCCACAATTTATAGTGCAAATTGTCCAAtgtaatactaatattttagtTACTATTTACTTTGATATCATCTATCAATAAATAGTATTGATATAAGATTTCATATTATACATTTAACAACCATGTATACGAATTATTTGTATGTCAATAGTCTTAAaaacaattataaatattaatggGAAAACTTCCCATGTAAATTATCTGTAGAGGAATCCTCACTAACCTACTACAAGCCATGCACATGTCATGCTTTATAAATTATGATccttactactccctccgtcccattgggcttgtcccatttggtttcggcacggttattaaAGAGAGTATTAGTAGTATTAAGTGtgtagataaagtaggagagagaaggagagagaatgtgataaagtaggagagagaaagtgataaagtgataaagtaggagggttatttatagaaatgggacaagatggtgggacaaacaaaaaaggaatacgagacaagatcaatgggacggagggagtattatactaTCTTCATCAAACGAAGTTGAGTCGTATTTCTTTTCAGGCCGTTCCAACGAAATTgaatcatttttctttttaaaataaagggttaaggtgcagatatgCCCCTGAAGTGtaagcccttatagcgtattgctccccttactcactgtgtgtgcaacttacCCCCCTAAACTTCAAAAAATCGCACATTTAAGCCCCTCTGACCTAACTCCGCCAGTCAACGTtagttagtaatttttttattttttattttaaaattcaaattgttTGGCCACATGAAATGCCACTCTGCAAAATCAAGATTTCGGCAAGCCGATCATCATGGACAGCCAATCGGACAACGAGGAGACTCCCCCGCCCAAGTGGAAGAGATTCGAAGGATCATCACAAGGTACATCAACGCATCCATCAGCACAAACTCTTCCTCCTTTCTAACCATAGCAACAACAACTGATGAtaatgatgatgaagaagattATAATAAcgaggatgatgatgatgatgcagaAGCTCAAGAAACCGAGAGTCGAGGCCAAGACGAGGAAGCTCGAATCACAAAACACAGAGGTTGAGGTTGGATGCGATGATGAGGTGGAAGTGAACTCGCCCAAGAACTTGAACAAGAAGAGTTTTAGGAAGGATAGAGAGGCAGAGAGAAACAACAGGAAATTCAGATGCTCAATGTGCAAGAAGGCGTTCCAGTTATACCAAGCTCTGGGAGGGCACAGGGCGAGCCACAATAAGTTCAAAGGCTGTTGCGCTCCCCAAGAAACAGAGGATTCACAAAGCCAGCTGGGTGAGAATCTGATGATAATGATGAAGAAAAGCAAAGAGCACGAGTGCCCGATTTGCTTCAAAGTTATCCTATCGGCCAAGCTCTGGGCGGCCACAAGagatcaccaccaccaccaccactgtTTTCCACTATTATCGTTTTCCCTCACCTCAACCACCACAAAAATCTCCACCACCGCCAAGCAACATAACAACAGTAAAATGTGAAGAAATGGGGGGTGGGGGAGGGGGGATCTGTGCTGTGAGAGGCGaaagagagaccgagggaggcggcggcgcttccCCGTCGCCAAGGGGGAGATCGAGGGAAGCGACAGACGCCACGACGGCTGCCGTTGCCAAGGAGGGGGGTTGCTGGGGTATCGGGTCTGAGAAGCGAGTCGAGAGGGAGATGAGGGATGAGGCGGCAGTGGCCGAAttttgctgctgctgttgtccACTGCAAAGTCAAGACGAGAGGAAGGGCCGTTGTTCGCCGGAGGTCGAAGGAGAAGTGGTGGCGCTCGCCGCCAGAAGGGAGGCGCCGCCGCTGACGGTTTGGTGAGAGTGAGAGAATTGTTGTGtgagtgagagaaagagagatgcaGCATGTGTGTGTgatgtgacacccaaatccaatttaaatttaaatgaaaatgcacgcgaaaaatcatgactataaataaataaataatgtgaaaataaataaataaatattttatttaaaacacTTTACTCAACATAACATCTTTAAGTATAGTTAAATTCAAAACATTTgattcgccattcgaccttccacgtgCCTCCGacctttaaaacctgaaaatgttaaatatgggatgagaatataaaatacactcagtgtgggaacatgcaatcattgtccacgttaataaaatgaaaacacATATGATCCATTGTAACATTCGTAACTGAAAGTCGCactgtggcataccaaggatctttaccatcctggaccaattatgctggtCCCTGGCGACTATGATTGCAATCATAACTTTAACATGtatatcgcattgtggcataccaaggatctttaccatcctggaccaattatgctggcccctagcgatatttaatttaactcacatatggtaaacacataatattaaaatggacagcAATTAACCACAACATGCATTTAAATAAATCACACACC
The genomic region above belongs to Salvia miltiorrhiza cultivar Shanhuang (shh) chromosome 5, IMPLAD_Smil_shh, whole genome shotgun sequence and contains:
- the LOC131025749 gene encoding zinc finger protein ZAT9-like is translated as MMMMMQKLKKPRVEAKTRKLESQNTEVEVGCDDEVEVNSPKNLNKKSFRKDREAERNNRKFRCSMCKKAFQLYQALGGHRASHNKFKGCCAPQETEDSQSQLGENLMIMMKKSKEHECPICFKVILSAKLWAATRDHHHHHHCFPLLSFSLTSTTTKISTTAKQHNNSKM